The Sphingomonas telluris genome includes a window with the following:
- a CDS encoding efflux RND transporter permease subunit: MQFSHFFIRRPIFAGVIAIIITIVGLFAYFGLPVSQFPNVVPPTVTVSTNYPGASAETVADTVAAPIEQQINGVDNMLYQSSQSTGDGRVTITVTFKIGTNLDTAQVLVQNRVALAEPALPEEVRRQGVVVRKEQPSWLMAVNVLSPDGSLDRGYVSNYALTQIRDRLTRVDGIGDVQIFGARDYAMRVWIDPGRASTLGLTAGEVVNALRSQNVQVAAGVVGQPPYDTGAAQQLNVETQGRFKTADEFANIIIRTDPTTGAITRLRDVARVELGASDYGVNAYLSGTDSIILGITQRPGTNALAAAEGVKAQLADAAKSFPKGLEYRIIWNPTEFISESMTAVQETLLEAMLLVVLVIIVFLQSWRAAIIPIVAIPVSLIGSFAVLLALGYSLNTLSMFGLVLAIGIVVDDAIVVVENVERNLESGMSPREAAHRSMDEVSTALVAIVLVLCAVFVPVTFLTGITGEFYRQFAVTIAASTIISLLLSLTLSPALAARLLQPKSEHRAESGIMGFVHRAGDRFNDGFNRLSDWYSNFTRRILRAPKRALAIYTGLVALTVGIFVYTPAGFIPSQDQGYALAAIQLPPGSSIERTDAVLKKAVAKLRKVPGVDQAVMFSGFDGASGTQASNAGAAYVTFKPFEERAGTDRTEQNIENDMRAALADMDEAFVFVIPPPVIQGIGSGGGYRMIVQDRSDKGYQALEQAAQQLIGEAHQDPHLANVFTLYNTATPRIWADIDRAKADMLGVPPERVFEALQVYLGSAYVNDFNLLGRTYRVTAQADAQYRDDPSDIAQLKTRSNSGAMVPIGSVATFQDKTGPYRVTRYNLFPAVEVDGETAPGTSTGQAMNIMEKLAAKLPAGFSTEWTGIAYQQQAAGNIAILIFALSVVFVFLVLAAQFESLLLPLSIILIVPMTLLAAMTGVNLRGLDNNILTQIGLIVLIALAAKNAILIVEFAKQAEERGLGPIDAAVDAARARLRPILMTSFAFVLGTLPLVIASGPGWELRQALGTAVFFGMIGVTAFGLIFTPTFYVACRTLGQRLAQRRRGGAAGDEQLALLPAE, from the coding sequence ATGCAGTTCAGCCACTTCTTCATCCGGCGCCCGATCTTTGCCGGCGTGATCGCGATCATCATCACGATCGTCGGCCTGTTCGCTTATTTCGGGCTGCCGGTTTCGCAGTTTCCGAACGTCGTTCCGCCGACGGTGACGGTCAGCACCAATTATCCGGGTGCTTCGGCCGAGACCGTCGCGGACACGGTCGCCGCTCCCATCGAGCAGCAGATCAACGGCGTCGACAACATGCTCTATCAGTCGTCGCAGTCGACCGGGGACGGACGGGTAACGATCACCGTCACGTTCAAGATCGGCACCAACCTCGATACGGCTCAAGTGCTCGTGCAGAACCGCGTGGCGCTGGCCGAGCCGGCGCTTCCGGAAGAAGTGCGCCGTCAGGGCGTGGTCGTCCGCAAGGAGCAGCCGAGCTGGCTGATGGCCGTGAACGTGCTGTCGCCGGACGGCTCGCTCGATCGCGGCTACGTGTCCAACTACGCGCTCACCCAGATCCGTGATCGGCTTACCCGCGTCGACGGTATTGGCGACGTCCAGATCTTCGGCGCCCGCGACTATGCGATGCGCGTCTGGATCGACCCAGGCCGTGCTTCGACCCTCGGCTTGACCGCCGGCGAAGTCGTTAATGCGCTGCGCTCGCAGAACGTGCAGGTCGCCGCCGGTGTAGTCGGACAGCCGCCGTACGACACCGGCGCCGCGCAGCAGCTCAACGTGGAAACGCAGGGCCGGTTCAAGACGGCCGACGAATTCGCGAACATCATCATCCGTACCGATCCGACGACCGGCGCGATCACGCGCCTCCGCGACGTGGCGCGCGTCGAGCTCGGCGCCAGCGACTATGGCGTAAACGCCTATCTGTCTGGCACGGACTCTATCATCCTCGGCATCACGCAGCGTCCGGGAACGAACGCACTTGCGGCCGCGGAGGGTGTGAAGGCGCAGCTAGCGGATGCTGCGAAGAGCTTTCCGAAGGGACTCGAGTACCGGATCATCTGGAACCCGACAGAGTTCATCAGCGAATCAATGACCGCCGTCCAGGAAACGCTTCTCGAAGCGATGCTGCTCGTCGTCCTGGTGATCATCGTGTTCCTGCAGAGTTGGCGTGCAGCGATCATCCCGATCGTCGCCATTCCGGTGTCGCTCATCGGATCGTTCGCAGTGCTTCTGGCGCTCGGCTATTCGCTCAACACGCTGTCGATGTTCGGCCTGGTGCTGGCGATCGGCATCGTCGTCGACGACGCCATCGTCGTGGTTGAGAATGTCGAGCGAAACCTCGAGAGCGGCATGTCTCCGCGCGAAGCGGCGCACCGGTCGATGGATGAAGTCTCGACGGCGCTCGTGGCGATCGTCCTCGTGCTCTGCGCGGTGTTCGTGCCGGTCACTTTCCTCACCGGGATCACGGGCGAATTCTACCGCCAGTTCGCGGTGACCATTGCGGCTTCGACGATCATCTCGCTGCTGCTGTCGCTAACGCTCTCGCCTGCACTGGCCGCGCGGCTCCTGCAGCCGAAGAGCGAACATCGCGCGGAGTCCGGCATCATGGGCTTCGTCCATCGCGCCGGCGACCGCTTCAATGACGGCTTCAATCGCCTGAGCGATTGGTACAGCAACTTTACGCGCCGCATCCTGCGCGCACCGAAGCGAGCGCTTGCGATCTACACGGGGCTCGTCGCGCTGACCGTCGGCATCTTCGTCTACACGCCCGCCGGATTCATACCCTCGCAGGACCAGGGCTACGCGCTCGCCGCAATCCAGCTCCCGCCCGGAAGCTCCATCGAGCGCACGGACGCGGTGCTGAAGAAGGCCGTCGCCAAGCTCCGCAAGGTGCCCGGCGTCGACCAGGCGGTGATGTTCTCCGGCTTCGACGGAGCCTCGGGAACGCAGGCATCCAACGCCGGCGCCGCCTACGTCACGTTCAAGCCATTCGAGGAGCGCGCCGGGACCGACCGCACCGAGCAGAACATCGAGAACGACATGCGCGCCGCTCTGGCCGACATGGACGAGGCGTTCGTCTTCGTCATCCCGCCGCCCGTCATCCAGGGTATCGGCAGCGGCGGCGGCTATCGCATGATCGTGCAAGACCGCAGCGACAAGGGCTACCAGGCGCTCGAACAGGCTGCCCAGCAGCTGATCGGCGAAGCGCACCAGGACCCGCATCTCGCGAACGTCTTCACGCTCTACAACACGGCCACCCCGCGCATCTGGGCGGACATCGACCGCGCCAAGGCGGACATGCTCGGCGTTCCTCCGGAGCGGGTTTTTGAGGCGCTGCAGGTCTATCTCGGATCGGCCTACGTCAACGACTTCAACCTGCTCGGCCGCACCTATCGCGTGACCGCTCAGGCGGATGCGCAGTACCGTGACGACCCGAGCGACATCGCCCAGCTGAAGACTCGTTCGAACAGCGGTGCGATGGTGCCGATCGGTTCGGTCGCGACGTTCCAGGACAAGACGGGGCCGTATCGCGTCACACGGTACAACCTCTTCCCGGCCGTCGAGGTGGACGGCGAGACTGCGCCGGGAACGTCGACGGGCCAGGCGATGAACATCATGGAGAAATTGGCGGCCAAGCTGCCCGCGGGCTTCTCCACCGAGTGGACGGGCATCGCGTACCAGCAGCAGGCGGCCGGCAATATCGCCATCCTGATCTTCGCTCTGTCCGTGGTGTTCGTCTTCCTGGTGCTGGCGGCGCAGTTCGAAAGCCTGCTGCTTCCGCTGTCGATCATCCTCATCGTACCGATGACGTTGCTGGCGGCGATGACCGGCGTGAACCTGCGCGGGCTGGACAACAACATCCTGACGCAGATCGGCCTGATCGTCCTCATCGCATTGGCCGCGAAGAATGCGATCCTGATCGTCGAGTTCGCCAAGCAGGCGGAAGAGCGCGGGCTCGGGCCGATCGACGCCGCCGTCGATGCGGCGCGGGCCCGGTTGCGTCCGATCCTGATGACCAGCTTCGCATTCGTCCTCGGCACCCTGCCGCTGGTGATCGCGAGCGGTCCGGGCTGGGAGCTTCGCCAGGCGCTCGGCACGGCAGTGTTCTTCGGGATGATCGGCGTCACCGCGTTCGGCCTGATCTTCACGCCGACCTTCTACGTCGCCTGCCGCACGCTCGGTCAGCGGCTGGCCCAGCGCCGGCGCGGCGGTGCGGCGGGCGACGAGCAGCTCGCGCTGCTGCCGGCAGAATAA
- a CDS encoding efflux RND transporter periplasmic adaptor subunit has product MNMITKVPVDGGAQSVRVAIKDRPLWQRAAIFGTPLVVLAAAVTLWNSDPSPAAAPPLPSVTVAAPLQREVNLWDDYVGRFEASRTVDVRPRVSGQVVGIHFTDGAIVRKGQLLFTIDPRPFTAALAEARAGVATAQSELALAQLNLGRAQRLLAANAVSQANVDQLTAQVRTASAALAAAQARVRQRALDVEFTQIRAPISGRISDRRIDVGNLVSSGDSNGSLLTTINALDPIYFTFDVPESLYLKDSRERRSGAAGEVAEIRLQDEASYNWRGRLDFTDNGISQNSGTIRARAVVHNPDYFLTPGMFGNMRLADGGTAPALLVPDAAIRTDQARKIVLTVGKDGTVSAKPVETGPLVGDLRVVRSGLTTADQVIIQGVQFAMPGAKVKPRVTQIQSAETAAAKAPPPDTPSASQATLAAR; this is encoded by the coding sequence ATGAATATGATCACCAAGGTCCCCGTGGATGGCGGCGCGCAAAGCGTGCGCGTTGCCATCAAGGATCGTCCCCTGTGGCAACGCGCCGCAATCTTTGGAACTCCCCTGGTCGTGCTTGCCGCGGCTGTCACTCTTTGGAACAGCGACCCCTCCCCAGCTGCTGCTCCTCCACTCCCCTCGGTGACGGTCGCGGCTCCCCTCCAGCGTGAGGTGAACCTGTGGGATGATTATGTCGGTCGCTTCGAAGCCAGCCGCACCGTCGACGTGCGCCCGCGCGTGTCCGGCCAGGTCGTGGGAATCCACTTCACGGACGGCGCGATCGTACGGAAGGGCCAGCTGCTCTTCACCATCGATCCGCGCCCATTCACGGCGGCGCTTGCGGAAGCTCGTGCCGGCGTTGCGACAGCGCAGAGTGAGTTGGCGCTTGCACAGCTGAACCTCGGCCGTGCGCAGCGGCTGTTGGCCGCGAATGCCGTATCGCAGGCGAACGTCGATCAACTGACGGCGCAGGTGAGGACCGCGAGCGCGGCACTCGCAGCGGCGCAGGCTCGCGTTCGCCAGCGTGCGCTTGACGTCGAGTTCACGCAGATTCGCGCGCCGATCAGCGGACGGATTTCCGACCGCCGCATCGATGTCGGCAATCTCGTGAGCTCGGGCGACAGCAACGGTTCGCTGCTGACCACGATCAACGCGCTCGACCCGATCTACTTCACCTTCGACGTTCCCGAGTCCCTGTACCTCAAGGACTCCCGCGAGCGTCGTTCGGGTGCCGCGGGCGAAGTCGCCGAGATCCGGTTGCAGGACGAGGCGTCGTACAATTGGCGCGGCAGGCTGGACTTCACCGACAATGGCATCAGTCAGAATTCGGGAACGATCCGGGCGCGCGCCGTCGTGCACAACCCCGACTATTTCCTGACGCCCGGCATGTTCGGAAACATGCGCCTGGCGGACGGCGGAACGGCTCCTGCACTGCTGGTTCCTGACGCGGCGATTCGCACGGACCAGGCGCGCAAGATTGTGCTGACCGTCGGCAAGGACGGCACCGTCTCGGCCAAGCCGGTCGAAACAGGGCCGCTCGTCGGCGACCTCCGCGTCGTGCGCTCGGGCCTGACCACCGCCGACCAAGTCATCATCCAAGGCGTCCAGTTCGCGATGCCAGGGGCGAAGGTGAAGCCGCGCGTCACGCAAATTCAATCTGCCGAGACGGCCGCCGCCAAGGCTCCGCCGCCCGACACGCCAAGCGCCTCCCAGGCGACTCTGGCCGCCAGATAA
- a CDS encoding TetR/AcrR family transcriptional regulator — protein sequence MNKLSPFACRGRPREFCVDAALAQALRVFWEKGYEGTSLNDLTEAMGITRPSLYAAFGNKDALFRKALDLYETEKLAYIRRALEQPTARKVAEVMLRGSVDNVMSCDQPHGCMGVITSVACGPEAQTVREEVVKRGDAGKRALTERFIRAKEEGDLPAHVDPEGLMRVLIALLQGISVQASQGANRDELDSLVESGLALWPSA from the coding sequence ATGAATAAGCTTTCGCCCTTCGCCTGCCGCGGCCGACCGCGCGAATTTTGCGTGGATGCCGCCCTTGCGCAGGCGCTGCGCGTCTTCTGGGAAAAGGGGTACGAAGGCACTTCGCTCAACGACCTGACCGAAGCGATGGGGATCACCCGCCCGAGTCTCTACGCCGCGTTCGGCAACAAGGACGCGCTCTTCCGCAAGGCGCTCGATCTCTACGAGACCGAGAAATTGGCGTACATTCGCCGGGCGCTGGAGCAGCCGACCGCCCGCAAAGTTGCCGAGGTGATGCTCCGCGGATCCGTCGACAACGTCATGAGCTGCGATCAGCCGCACGGCTGCATGGGCGTCATCACGTCCGTCGCTTGCGGCCCCGAGGCGCAGACCGTCCGCGAGGAAGTCGTGAAGCGCGGAGATGCGGGCAAGCGTGCGCTGACCGAGCGCTTCATCCGCGCCAAGGAGGAAGGCGACCTGCCGGCACACGTCGATCCCGAAGGATTGATGCGAGTCCTGATCGCGCTGCTACAGGGCATTTCGGTCCAGGCGAGCCAGGGCGCCAACCGCGATGAGCTCGACAGCCTGGTCGAAAGCGGCCTCGCCCTGTGGCCCAGCGCTTAG
- a CDS encoding PEPxxWA-CTERM sorting domain-containing protein, which yields MPGTTFAQTRRLLLAAVFTCCLPTAGEARRTVIDGNQYGTTYEISTDAEDGDAIVLPFDVNYGSGLQSDVTVTLGPCCLGGVNDPPTVPVGLTFTNSPTDYLFATVLKEQFIDGSVHLSNDQQTSTPLDPVDQASIFDFGMAFLITGGPPQVPGPGTGDLGFYSPFFGDAYVRFSDLSGSGALGDFGLELTCSGICTDIGFNLAGLNFSSALFDPNLAPTQLESYEVGAEGSTFNFVFRNSAAVPEPATWVSMLMGFGLIGVALRRKGRLSSAFR from the coding sequence ATGCCTGGCACCACGTTCGCGCAAACTCGACGGTTGCTGCTTGCCGCGGTCTTCACCTGCTGCCTGCCGACGGCTGGGGAAGCCCGAAGGACGGTGATCGACGGCAACCAGTACGGGACCACTTACGAGATCTCGACAGACGCGGAGGATGGAGATGCCATCGTTCTCCCCTTCGATGTCAATTACGGTTCCGGCCTGCAGTCCGACGTCACGGTCACCCTTGGGCCATGCTGCCTTGGCGGAGTGAACGATCCACCAACCGTTCCGGTCGGCCTGACCTTCACGAACTCTCCCACTGATTATCTGTTCGCGACTGTGCTGAAGGAGCAGTTCATCGACGGCTCCGTCCATCTGAGCAATGACCAGCAGACGTCCACGCCACTCGATCCGGTCGACCAGGCGTCGATCTTCGATTTCGGCATGGCGTTCCTGATCACCGGTGGTCCACCGCAGGTTCCTGGACCAGGAACGGGAGATCTTGGCTTCTATTCCCCCTTCTTCGGCGACGCCTATGTGCGGTTCTCGGACCTTTCGGGGTCGGGGGCGCTGGGCGACTTTGGACTTGAGCTGACCTGCAGCGGGATCTGCACCGACATCGGGTTCAACCTGGCGGGCCTGAACTTCTCGAGCGCGCTGTTCGACCCGAACTTAGCGCCGACGCAGTTGGAATCGTACGAAGTTGGAGCCGAGGGCTCGACCTTCAATTTCGTCTTCCGGAACAGCGCCGCGGTACCCGAGCCGGCAACCTGGGTCTCGATGTTGATGGGTTTCGGCCTGATTGGCGTTGCGCTCCGTCGGAAAGGCAGGCTCTCGTCAGCCTTTAGGTGA
- a CDS encoding aminopeptidase P family protein, with product MSSYADRLKALREQLKADKLDGFVVPLTDEHMSEYVGSYAQRLAWLTGFEGSAGSAVVLPQEAAIFVDGRYTLQVRQQVDGKDWSYQSVPETSVADWLTEHAPEGARIGYDPWLHSRDWVKKATEALAARGAELVAVEQNPIDKVWSDRPEASKAHLAAHPEKYTGRSSADKRHEIADWLEKQGADAAVLSALDSIAWAFNVRGEDVARTPVALAFALVRSDGTADLYVNPEKISAEVQQHLGNGVRLHDRNAFESALGELRGRTVAVDPERAVAAIFEALDRAGAKIIPVRDPTILAKAIKNPVEIAGQKSAQERDGAAISRFLRWVEEEAPKGDVDELKASDHLEALRREDPELRDLSFDSISGAGPNGAIVHYRSSEKTNRKLEMNSIYLIDSGGQYLDGTTDITRTVVIGEPTAEMRDRFTRVLKGHIAVATAIFPKGTRGSQLDSFARRPLWEAGLDYAHGTGHGVGSFLSVHEGPQRISPVGSAQSGGDEPLRQGMILSNEPGYYKTGEYGIRIENLVLVVDHPVVGAEKETLGFETLTFAPIERRLIAKETLSPEELAWLNDYHAQVVEKIGPRLTGDDLAWLEEACAPI from the coding sequence ATGTCCAGTTATGCAGACCGCCTGAAGGCGCTTCGCGAGCAACTCAAGGCCGACAAGCTCGACGGCTTCGTCGTCCCGCTCACCGACGAACATATGAGCGAGTATGTGGGCAGCTATGCTCAGCGCCTCGCCTGGCTGACGGGCTTCGAAGGCTCGGCGGGTTCGGCGGTCGTGCTGCCGCAGGAAGCCGCGATCTTCGTCGACGGGCGCTACACGCTCCAAGTTCGCCAACAGGTCGACGGCAAGGACTGGTCGTACCAGTCAGTGCCCGAGACGAGCGTCGCCGACTGGCTGACGGAGCACGCGCCCGAGGGTGCGCGCATCGGCTACGACCCGTGGCTGCACAGCCGCGACTGGGTGAAGAAGGCGACGGAGGCGCTCGCGGCTCGCGGTGCCGAATTGGTGGCCGTCGAGCAGAACCCGATCGACAAGGTTTGGTCGGATCGGCCCGAGGCGTCGAAGGCGCACCTCGCGGCGCATCCGGAAAAGTACACCGGCCGCTCCTCCGCCGATAAGCGGCATGAAATCGCCGACTGGCTGGAGAAGCAGGGCGCGGATGCCGCGGTCCTGTCCGCGCTCGACTCGATTGCGTGGGCGTTCAACGTGCGCGGCGAGGACGTCGCTCGGACGCCGGTTGCATTGGCGTTCGCCCTCGTCCGTTCGGACGGCACCGCCGACCTCTACGTCAACCCGGAGAAGATCAGCGCTGAGGTCCAGCAGCACCTCGGCAATGGCGTTCGCCTTCATGATCGCAACGCGTTCGAGTCCGCTCTCGGCGAGCTCCGGGGCCGGACTGTCGCTGTCGATCCGGAACGCGCTGTCGCGGCAATCTTCGAAGCGCTCGATCGCGCGGGCGCGAAGATCATTCCGGTCCGCGATCCGACCATCCTCGCCAAGGCGATCAAGAACCCGGTCGAAATTGCAGGGCAGAAGTCGGCGCAGGAGCGCGACGGTGCGGCCATCTCGCGCTTTCTTCGCTGGGTCGAGGAAGAGGCTCCGAAGGGCGACGTCGATGAGCTTAAGGCGTCCGACCATCTTGAGGCGCTTCGCCGCGAAGATCCGGAACTGCGCGATTTGTCGTTCGACAGCATTTCGGGCGCTGGCCCGAACGGGGCGATCGTCCACTACCGCTCCAGCGAGAAGACCAACCGCAAGCTCGAGATGAACTCGATCTATTTGATCGACTCAGGCGGCCAGTATCTCGATGGGACCACCGACATCACGCGGACGGTCGTCATCGGCGAGCCGACCGCGGAAATGCGCGATCGCTTCACCCGAGTACTCAAGGGCCACATCGCGGTGGCGACCGCGATCTTCCCGAAGGGTACGCGCGGCAGCCAGCTCGACAGCTTCGCTCGCCGGCCGCTGTGGGAAGCGGGTCTCGACTATGCCCACGGCACCGGACACGGCGTCGGCAGCTTCCTCTCGGTTCACGAAGGTCCGCAGCGCATTTCGCCCGTCGGCAGCGCTCAATCGGGCGGAGACGAGCCGCTGCGCCAAGGCATGATCCTTTCGAACGAGCCGGGCTACTACAAGACCGGCGAGTACGGCATCCGCATCGAGAACCTCGTCCTCGTCGTCGATCATCCGGTCGTTGGCGCGGAGAAGGAGACGCTCGGGTTCGAGACGCTGACGTTCGCGCCGATCGAGCGCCGCTTGATCGCCAAGGAGACGCTGAGCCCCGAAGAACTCGCGTGGCTCAACGACTATCATGCCCAGGTGGTGGAGAAGATCGGGCCGCGCCTGACGGGCGACGATCTCGCCTGGCTCGAAGAGGCCTGCGCGCCAATCTGA